In one window of Meiothermus sp. DNA:
- a CDS encoding carbohydrate ABC transporter permease translates to MGRIVQYGVLFLATLFFLLPVYLVIITALKEPSAITLKDTWRLPERWYWESFAQAWTAFLPKLQNSFFLTIMATILSALLGSLNGYVLAKWKFPGASIVFPLMLFGMFIPYQAVLIPLFQFVREIGLGGTLWGLILVHVVYGLPITTLIFRNYYAEIPDEMIEAGRIDGAGFFGIYSRIVFPLSVPGFVVVVIWQFTQIWNEFLFAVTLVSSPANQPITVALAQLAGGEAVKWNLPMAGALLAALPTLLVYIFLGRYFIRGLLAGSVKG, encoded by the coding sequence ATGGGTCGGATTGTGCAGTATGGGGTTTTGTTCCTGGCCACGCTGTTCTTTTTGCTGCCGGTTTATCTGGTCATCATCACTGCGCTCAAAGAACCCTCCGCCATCACCCTGAAAGACACCTGGCGGCTCCCCGAGCGCTGGTACTGGGAGAGTTTTGCCCAGGCCTGGACGGCTTTTTTGCCCAAGCTGCAAAACAGCTTTTTCCTGACCATCATGGCCACCATTCTTTCGGCCTTGCTGGGTTCGCTGAATGGCTATGTGCTGGCTAAATGGAAATTCCCTGGGGCCAGTATCGTTTTTCCCCTGATGCTTTTTGGCATGTTCATCCCCTACCAGGCTGTGCTGATTCCGCTGTTCCAGTTTGTGCGCGAGATTGGGCTGGGTGGTACGTTATGGGGGCTTATTCTGGTACACGTGGTGTACGGGCTGCCCATCACCACCCTTATTTTCCGCAACTACTACGCTGAAATCCCCGACGAGATGATCGAGGCGGGGCGCATAGACGGTGCGGGGTTCTTTGGCATCTACAGCCGCATCGTATTCCCGCTCTCGGTACCGGGGTTTGTGGTGGTGGTCATCTGGCAGTTCACCCAGATCTGGAATGAGTTTTTGTTTGCCGTGACGCTGGTGAGCAGCCCGGCCAACCAGCCCATCACGGTGGCCCTGGCCCAGCTTGCGGGCGGCGAGGCGGTGAAGTGGAACCTGCCCATGGCGGGTGCCCTGCTGGCCGCCTTGCCAACGCTCCTGGTCTACATCTTCCTGGGGCGCTACTTCATTCGGGGGCTGTTGGCGGGGTCGGTGAAGGGGTAG
- a CDS encoding peptidoglycan-binding protein → MRKNILFFLVALSLLVLSQALAQASFYARPLGLQTSRMKGEDVYSVQSYLLNAGYPEVGELDRIYGPRTWQAVINFQEMQGIKGDEKGTVGPNTWVAMFYSGRIQAPIFSRALQLQNPRLSGVQVRSLQQRLLELGYREVGEADGFFGPKTQAAVSAFQKRLANVSGLKVRTDGVMDGVTWANLFSDFAPEKK, encoded by the coding sequence GTGCGAAAAAACATTCTTTTTTTTCTAGTTGCCCTGAGCCTTCTGGTGCTTTCGCAAGCCCTAGCTCAGGCCAGTTTCTACGCCCGGCCCCTGGGCCTGCAAACCAGCCGAATGAAAGGCGAGGACGTCTACAGCGTGCAGAGCTACCTCCTCAATGCGGGCTACCCCGAGGTTGGCGAGCTCGACCGCATCTATGGCCCCCGCACCTGGCAGGCGGTGATTAACTTTCAGGAGATGCAGGGAATCAAGGGCGATGAAAAAGGTACCGTGGGGCCCAATACCTGGGTGGCCATGTTTTACAGTGGCCGCATCCAGGCCCCCATCTTCTCGCGTGCTTTGCAACTGCAAAACCCTCGCCTGAGCGGGGTGCAGGTGCGTAGCCTGCAACAGCGGCTTCTGGAGCTCGGCTACCGCGAGGTGGGTGAGGCCGACGGCTTTTTTGGCCCCAAGACCCAGGCTGCGGTCAGTGCCTTTCAGAAGCGTCTGGCCAACGTGAGCGGGCTGAAGGTGCGTACCGATGGGGTGATGGACGGGGTTACCTGGGCTAACCTCTTCAGCGACTTTGCCCCGGAGAAGAAGTAG
- a CDS encoding DUF6636 domain-containing protein — translation MKNLIFLAFLLFPALAQGYFELGGFKTPSGNIHCFAYVDRVADEAVLRCDLLQNQARLPAKPKDCSLDWGNAFGLSERGQATRLCVGDTVADPRLPVLAYGKVWSEGGFRCDVTQARLRCINKDKRGFELSRSVQRFF, via the coding sequence ATGAAAAACCTGATTTTCCTGGCGTTTTTGCTGTTTCCGGCCCTGGCCCAGGGCTACTTTGAGCTGGGGGGCTTTAAGACCCCCTCGGGCAACATTCACTGCTTTGCTTATGTGGACCGGGTAGCGGATGAGGCGGTGCTGCGCTGCGACCTGTTGCAAAACCAGGCCCGCCTACCGGCCAAGCCCAAAGACTGCTCGCTGGACTGGGGTAATGCCTTTGGCCTGAGCGAGCGGGGCCAGGCCACCCGGCTCTGTGTAGGGGATACCGTGGCCGACCCCCGCCTGCCGGTGCTGGCCTACGGCAAGGTCTGGAGCGAAGGCGGTTTTCGCTGCGACGTGACCCAGGCCCGGCTGCGCTGCATCAACAAAGATAAGCGGGGTTTTGAGCTCTCCCGGAGCGTACAACGCTTTTTTTAG
- a CDS encoding tetratricopeptide repeat protein, translated as MKAMLRLRLLGSPEALWQGEALSLKGRQWALLGVLALGGGLSRREVAELLWAKNAAQNLRQALYLLRRLPGAGTWLLDGEQPALYAEVDAQAPTLEALREPLLRGLPDDLPPAFWEWLALERQRLEELRRERLWQAAQNQPEQALGYLYELIQLDPLHESAVREAMRLESRAGRVQAAWQLYENLRQSLWQELGMEPLAATQAQAALLQSAVLDPLAQRLWEARSLYAEEVRPEFWAMVLEEEPYAVARAWAELEAAPPPLLLPKALRQHLCRRIALALEAQRGEPSATARYWLWALEPERAYPHLLAAGRLALQRGKPNEAQLAFFQALWVSGEAEAVEALLHLSQLAEQQSNLALLDALVERLGVLARCTQSDSIYFEHHQRRAGLRLRQGRPQESALEALEALEVARRLCDGERISLARLSLGAAHLVAGALEEARPHLEAAARAQSSQTRLRALSNLGALFGLRGEYEASEASFEEALTLARREGQLALAGSLLQNLAATTLRLGRYAQATKRFTEAIELSRSLGDARTETTSYRNLGYLYFLQGQFGPAWNTLEEALELARPLGPGLQAQVLLVQVELLSYLAVYPEAEGRLEEASRLAQAAQDERLLWACRYNRALLGLWRCPEETGPIETLLPSLREARLDDLAMGAEFDLLALGRKENLLERLLACCRPQTPVQHLAWQMGALRLSLLRSSPDPEPLARALALETLCLSVPAHRLLGEAHAHLGQHLQATAAVRRAQELWQSQLEGLPRSLR; from the coding sequence ATGAAAGCCATGCTGCGCCTCAGGCTCCTGGGCTCGCCCGAAGCCCTCTGGCAGGGTGAAGCTCTCTCCCTTAAGGGCCGCCAGTGGGCCTTGCTGGGGGTGCTGGCGCTGGGCGGGGGTCTCAGCCGGCGCGAGGTGGCCGAGCTGCTGTGGGCCAAAAACGCAGCGCAAAACCTGCGGCAGGCCCTGTACCTGCTGCGTCGGCTGCCAGGGGCCGGGACGTGGTTGCTAGACGGGGAGCAGCCCGCGCTGTACGCCGAGGTAGACGCGCAGGCACCCACCCTGGAGGCTTTGCGCGAGCCGCTTTTGCGGGGTCTGCCGGATGATCTGCCCCCTGCGTTTTGGGAGTGGCTGGCCCTCGAGCGCCAAAGGCTGGAGGAGCTGCGCCGCGAGCGGCTCTGGCAGGCCGCGCAGAACCAGCCGGAGCAAGCGCTGGGGTACCTTTATGAGCTTATCCAGCTCGATCCCCTGCACGAGAGCGCGGTGCGCGAGGCCATGCGCCTGGAGTCCAGGGCTGGGCGGGTGCAGGCAGCCTGGCAGCTTTACGAGAACCTGCGCCAGTCCCTCTGGCAGGAGCTGGGTATGGAGCCCCTGGCGGCCACCCAGGCCCAGGCGGCCTTACTCCAGTCCGCGGTCTTGGATCCATTGGCCCAGCGCCTCTGGGAGGCCCGAAGCCTTTATGCGGAGGAGGTTCGTCCCGAGTTCTGGGCTATGGTGCTGGAAGAGGAGCCCTACGCAGTAGCGCGGGCGTGGGCAGAGCTCGAGGCCGCCCCGCCCCCACTCCTTTTGCCCAAGGCCCTGCGCCAGCATCTATGCCGCCGGATTGCGCTGGCCCTGGAAGCGCAGAGGGGAGAGCCCAGTGCCACAGCTCGCTACTGGTTGTGGGCTTTGGAGCCGGAGCGGGCCTACCCCCACTTGTTGGCCGCAGGCCGGCTGGCGTTGCAGCGGGGCAAGCCGAATGAGGCCCAACTCGCTTTCTTTCAGGCCCTCTGGGTGAGCGGCGAAGCGGAGGCTGTGGAAGCCCTTTTACACCTGAGCCAGCTCGCCGAGCAGCAGAGCAACCTGGCCCTACTGGACGCCCTGGTGGAGCGGCTGGGCGTACTGGCAAGGTGCACGCAGAGCGATTCGATCTACTTCGAACACCACCAGCGTAGGGCCGGGCTTCGGCTGCGGCAGGGCAGACCCCAGGAGTCCGCCCTGGAGGCGCTGGAAGCCCTGGAAGTAGCCCGGCGGTTGTGCGATGGGGAGCGAATCTCTTTGGCCCGGCTTTCTTTAGGGGCGGCCCATCTGGTAGCTGGGGCGTTGGAGGAGGCCAGGCCCCATCTGGAGGCCGCCGCACGGGCCCAAAGCTCCCAGACCCGCCTGCGGGCGCTGAGCAACCTGGGGGCCTTGTTCGGTCTGCGAGGTGAGTACGAGGCTTCCGAGGCCTCTTTTGAAGAAGCCCTGACCCTGGCCCGGCGGGAGGGACAGCTGGCCTTGGCAGGAAGTCTGCTACAAAACCTGGCCGCCACTACCTTGCGCTTGGGCCGCTACGCCCAGGCCACAAAACGCTTTACCGAGGCCATCGAGCTGTCGCGTAGTTTGGGTGATGCCCGTACCGAGACCACCAGCTATCGCAACCTGGGCTACCTGTACTTTTTGCAGGGGCAGTTCGGCCCGGCCTGGAACACCCTCGAGGAAGCCCTCGAGCTGGCCCGGCCCCTGGGCCCCGGTTTGCAGGCCCAGGTCTTGTTGGTGCAGGTCGAGCTGCTGAGCTATTTGGCGGTCTACCCGGAGGCCGAAGGCCGGCTGGAAGAGGCCTCGAGGCTGGCCCAGGCGGCCCAGGACGAGCGGCTTTTGTGGGCCTGCCGCTACAACCGGGCCTTGCTGGGTCTCTGGCGCTGCCCAGAGGAAACCGGGCCCATCGAGACCCTGCTACCCAGCTTGCGGGAAGCCCGCTTGGACGACCTGGCCATGGGCGCCGAGTTCGACCTGCTGGCGCTTGGCCGAAAGGAAAACTTACTCGAGCGCCTTCTCGCCTGCTGCCGGCCCCAGACCCCGGTGCAGCACCTGGCCTGGCAGATGGGTGCTTTGCGGCTTTCGCTCCTGCGGAGTTCTCCCGATCCCGAGCCGCTGGCCCGGGCCTTGGCCCTGGAAACCCTCTGCCTGAGCGTGCCCGCCCACCGCCTGCTGGGCGAGGCCCATGCCCACCTGGGGCAACACCTCCAGGCTACTGCCGCGGTGCGGAGGGCTCAGGAACTCTGGCAAAGCCAGCTCGAAGGGTTACCTCGGAGCCTGCGCTAG
- the nikB gene encoding nickel ABC transporter permease — MVGYVVNRLLAAIPTLLGVAIITFLLMRAVPGDVVTSLVGLEANVNPERMAELRRLFGLDLPLHVQFGQWLGAVLQGDFGSSLRTGREVAQDLALRFPVTLQLTLMGLLTALLIAVPLGVLAAIRRGGFVDYFASFFAILGLSVPGFFLALLLILLFALALGWLPPAGFVPLAENPAQNFRHMVLPALSLGLILAGAVTRILRSSMLEVLSRDYIRTARAKGLSERVVIFRHALRNALIPVVTVIGIQFGSLLGGAVIIEQVFSLPGVGRFALEGINLRDYPVVQGTVLFVATAAVLVNLWVDLLYSLIDPRIRYE, encoded by the coding sequence ATGGTCGGCTATGTGGTTAATCGTCTTCTTGCGGCCATCCCCACCCTCTTAGGGGTGGCCATCATCACCTTTTTGCTCATGCGGGCCGTGCCGGGCGATGTGGTCACCAGCCTGGTGGGCCTCGAGGCCAACGTCAACCCCGAGCGCATGGCCGAGCTACGCCGCCTGTTTGGGCTCGACCTGCCCCTGCATGTGCAGTTCGGACAGTGGCTGGGGGCTGTCCTGCAGGGCGATTTTGGCAGCAGCCTGCGCACCGGGCGCGAGGTAGCCCAGGACCTGGCCCTGCGTTTTCCGGTCACGCTCCAGCTCACCCTGATGGGCCTCTTGACCGCCCTCCTGATTGCGGTACCCCTGGGGGTGCTGGCGGCCATCCGGCGGGGGGGCTTTGTGGACTACTTTGCCTCGTTCTTTGCCATTCTGGGCCTCTCGGTGCCGGGGTTTTTCCTGGCCTTGCTGCTCATTCTGCTCTTCGCCCTGGCCTTGGGCTGGCTGCCCCCGGCGGGTTTTGTGCCCCTGGCCGAAAACCCCGCGCAAAACTTTCGGCACATGGTTCTGCCGGCCCTCTCGCTGGGCCTGATTCTGGCCGGAGCCGTCACGCGCATCCTGCGCAGCTCGATGCTCGAGGTGCTCTCGCGCGACTATATCCGCACCGCCCGGGCCAAGGGGCTCTCCGAGCGGGTGGTGATCTTCCGCCATGCCCTGCGCAACGCCCTGATTCCGGTGGTCACCGTGATCGGCATCCAGTTTGGCTCGTTGCTGGGCGGAGCGGTCATTATCGAGCAGGTTTTCAGCCTGCCGGGGGTGGGGCGCTTTGCCCTCGAGGGCATCAACCTGCGCGACTACCCGGTGGTGCAGGGCACGGTGCTCTTCGTGGCCACCGCGGCAGTGCTGGTCAACCTTTGGGTGGACTTGCTCTACTCGCTCATAGACCCTAGGATTCGGTATGAGTAA